Proteins encoded by one window of Panicum virgatum strain AP13 chromosome 7N, P.virgatum_v5, whole genome shotgun sequence:
- the LOC120681880 gene encoding protein TIC 40, chloroplastic-like, with protein sequence MESLVLASSCSASPRLPVLSASAARLRGLPGAAPLPASSAAGAARSGARRPRLLVAVAAAAAPRGSRNVFEGLRAKGFASVSSSTGNENVSTGTGTLPPMPPPSSYFGSPVFWIGVGVALSVAFTTVSSMVKRYAMQQAFKSMMTQSPSNSFGSNSPFPFAMPPQAAPTAPSSYPYSQPKRDTSPQVATVDVLATEVEASGTPKEADVAETPKPSKKFAFVDVSPEELQQKNLQSSLETVDVKRDSTDSESKEDTEQKVPTNGAVFKPNEDAARGPTESSNSGPMLSVETIEKMMEDPAVQKMVYPYLPEEMRNPDSFKWMLQNPMYRQQLQDMLNNMGGSSPDQWDNRMLDHLKNFDLSSPEVRQQFAQVGMTPEEVVSKIMANPEVAVAFQNPKIQTAIMDCSQNPLNIVKYQNDKEVMDVFMKISQIFPQING encoded by the exons ATGGAGagcctcgtcctcgcctcctcctgctccgcgTCCCCACGCCTCCCCgtcctctccgcctccgccgcacgcCTCCGCGGGctccccggcgccgcgccgctgccggcgtcctccgccgccggcgccgcgcggagCGGGGCGAGGAGGCCCAggctcctcgtcgccgtcgcggcggcggcggctcctcgcGGATCCAGGAACG TTTTCGAGGGATTGAGAGCAAAAGGATTTGCAAGCGTGTCGTCTTCCACAGGCAATGAGAATGTGTCTACTGGAACCGGTACCCTGCCTCCCATGCCTCCACCGTCATCCTACTT TGGTTCGCCTGTGTTCTGGATTGGAGTTGGCGTAGCATTGTCTGTGGCGTTTACCACG GTGTCTTCCATGGTAAAG AGATATGCCATGCAACAAGCATTTAAGTCCATGATGACCCAGTCACCATCAAACTCATTTGGCTCCAACTCGCCTTTCCCATTTGCCATGCCGCCACAGGCAGCTCCCACTGCACCAAGCAGTTATCCATACTCACAACCAAAGAGAGATACCTCACCACAGGTCGCAACTGTTGATGTCTTGGCTACTGAAGTTGAAGCCTCTGGAACACCAAAAGAGGCGGATGTTGCTGAAACGCCGAAACCTTCAAAGAAATTTG CATTTGTTGATGTTTCTCCTGAAGAGTTGCAGCAAAAGAACCTTCAATCTTCACTGGAGACAGTAGATGTAAAACGTGATAGTACAGACAGTGAAAGTAAGGAGGATACTGAGCAAAAA GTTCCCACAAATGGAGCGGTTTTTAAGCCAAATGAAGATGCTGCACGTGGGCCAACTGAATCTA GTAATTCAGGACCTATGCTATCTGTTGAGACAATCGAGAAAATGATGGAAGATCCTGCAGTGCAGAAGATGGTGTATCC CTACTTGCCCGAAGAGATGAGGAACCCAGATTCGTTCAAGT GGATGCTGCAGAATCCAATGTACCGCCAACAACTACAAGACATGCT AAATAACATGGGGGGTTCATCTCCTGATCAATGGGATAACCGGATGCTTGATCACCTGAAGAACTTTGACCTTAGCAGTCCAGAAGTGCGGCAGCAGTTTG CACAAGTTGGCATGACTCCGGAGGAAGTAGTATCGAAAATAATGGCAAATCCAGAAGTTGCCGTCGCAttccaaaatccaaaaatccAGACAGCCATCATGGAC TGCTCGCAGAACCCTCTTAACATTGTAAAATACCAAAATGACAAAGAG GTCATGGATGTTTTCATGAAGATATCACAAATCTTCCCTCAAATTAACGGCTAG